The Mesorhizobium opportunistum WSM2075 DNA window CATGCTCAAAAATGCCTTCCTGATGCTGCTTTCGCTTGCCATAGCCATTGGCGGCGGCGGCGCCAGCGTCTGGTATGCGCTGAAGATCCAGGACGGTGTCGGCGCGATCAGGATCGGCCAATGGACCGCTTTTCCCGACATCGGCACGCCGGCCGCGGACCCCTATTCCAAGGCGCGCGTGGCACGCGAGGGTGTGCTAGCGCTCGGCCGCGCGGAAGGCTTGTCCTTCGTCGCGGAAAATGATGCTGCCGGCGACCAGCTCAAGCGGCAATGCACCTACACGATAGAGGGAGGGTTCCCGACCGCCCGCTTCTGGACGCTTTATGCCGCCGATCAATCGCTCGGCGTCGTCGAAACCGGCAAACCGCGACTTGCGGCACTTCAGTCCTACGAGGTGGTTCGCCAGCCCGACAATTCGGTGATCATTTCCGCCGGCCATCACCCAATGCCCGGCAACTGGCTTCTGACCGACGGTTCTGGGCGGATGTATTTCGTCCTCACTTTCTACGACACGCCGATCGCCAGCAGTACCGGCCTGTCCGACGTCTCGCTGCCCAGGATCGTGAAGGTGGGCTGCGATGCGTAGCGTTTATGCCGCGATGCGCAGGCTCTTTTACGCTGTCCTGCTCGGCCTCGTCGGCGCCGGCATCGTGCACATCGTCGTCTTGCTTCTGGTGCCGGAATTCTCGGAACGTGACGCCTGGTCGCGTCTTTCCATGGCCTCGGATCTCTACAGGATGAACCGGCTCGATGCCGAGGCCGGCGGCGCGCCGGTGGTGAAATCGGTCGACCCGCTGTTTTATGCCACGGCCTGCCGTTTCGACCTTGACGAGGGAATTGTCCGGATCAGGGCGCCGGGAAACGTGCCCTTCTGGTCGGTGTCGGTCTATGACCGCAGCGGCCACAACATCTATTCCTTCAACGATCATACCGCGACAGGCGGCAAACTGGATGCCGTGGTGCTGACGCCGGCGCAAATGATCGACGTGCGCAAGGACCTTCCCGAGGATATGCAGGGAGCGATCTTCGTCGAGGCGCCGATCAACGAGGGCATTTTCGTCATCCGCAGCTTCGTGCCGGACGACAGCTGGAAGCCCATCGTGTCGCGCTTTCTCGATCAGAGTTCCTGTGAGCTGCAGGACTTCTAGCGCCGCCTAGATCCGTTTAAGCACCGCGCTTCAATGGTGCGGAACAGGCTTCGTCCGCGATGATCCCGGCGTGTCCGGATCTACAGGCCGCACCTCGCCGGCCTGGGGCCGCTCGTAGCGGATGCCGGGAAAGATGATCACCGCCGCCGGTATTTCGGTGGTTTGCTTTACTCGATTGGTCGGTGCCGTTCGCGGCACGAAAGACAGTACCATGCCCATGATTCGCGCATTCCTCTCGGTTTCCCCGGAGCACAACGCAACGCCTCCAAATGTTATTAAGGCCGGCAGAGGGTTAACGGAGCGCTAACGGATCATCACTAACTTGATCTTTGTTCCGAGGTCAGCACGTTCTGACCGAGGCAATCGCGAAACCGGCACAGCCTGGTGAGCGCGGCAAAGTGTGTATCGAGTATCGGGCGTATCCTTCGTGTCATCTTCGGACTTCAGGCAAATCGCTGTTCGAACGGAATCGGGAAGGGCCGAAAGGCTGTTCCGCGCCGCGGTGTCGGCATTCTGCTCGCTGACCCGCCCTTCACGCCGCGAGATCGGCCAGCTCGAGGACCTGACGCTGCCGCTGTTCGACGATGTGTCCCTTGAATCGCGACGCTACGTGGCAGCCGCCCTTTCCGAATGCGAATATGCGCCCGCCGCGCTGGTGCGCCGCCTGTGCGAGGAACCGGTCGACGTCGCCGCGCCGCTGCTCATCCGCTCGCGCGCGGTCAGTGACATCGACCTCATCGCGCTGATCGGCCGGCATGGGCTGCCGCACGCACGCGCCATCGCGCGGCGCAAGGATCTGAACCCGACCATCGCCGACCTGATCAGGGCGCTTGAAAGACCCACCCTGGTGCGCGTGCGCGATCCAGAGGCGCAAGCTCCAACGGCGCCGACGGCGCCGATCGCGGCCGCCGTCACCGCGGACGTGGCGCAAGACAGTGCGGCAGGACAACGGGCCTCCGGCATTGCCGCCGAGAATGCACGGCGCAGGCTGCGCTCCATGATGGGCACCGGCGACGAGGCCCTGGCGGCACAGGTCGATGCGTTCCCTGGCTCGGATACCTATGTCAAACTGCGCGAGACGGCGCTGACGGGAAACGCCGCGTTCTTCCAGACCGCGCTTGCGGATGCCCTCGACATCGATTTTTCGACCGCGCGATCGCTGACCGCCAACCAGAATTACGCGCCGCTGCTTGCGGCACTGCGCTCGCTCGATTTCAGCGAGGACCGGGCATTCCTGATCACGGTCGCCGTCTATCCCGGCCTGTTCCCGCATCCGCAGGCGATCCGCACCTACCTCGACCGCTACCGGCTGCTGCATCGCGACGTGGCGCTGGAGAGGGTGCGGGGCTGGAAGGCCGAAACGCTGCATAAAGCGGTTCGCGAGGCCGCGCCTGCAAACGGCGACAGCCGCACGGCATCGAACAGCGACAATGCCGTAACGCCCTCCGGCCTCAGGGCATCTTCACGGAAATAAGCTCCTCGACGGAGATGGCGCCGGCCTCGATTTCGACCACCCAAATGTCGGGATCGAACTTCTTTTCCCTTTCGAGGCGCGCGTCGAGCACGGCGGCATCGTCGCCGGCGGCAAGCAGGGTGAAGAAGCGGTCGTCGGGTCTGGCCGAATCGTAGCTGGTCTGCGGCGCCGGTCCATAGAGGGCCATTTCACCCATCCTGTCCCGCGCCAGCACGAAAACGGCACCTGCCTCGGTCGCGCCGCGCTTGATCACGGCGGCAAATCCACCGGCGCTGAAAATCCGGCGCAATAGGGCCGAAACCCAGAGATCCGATGTGACGCGCATGAAAACTCCGCAAAGCGTGCGGGCTATGTATCGCTGTTTCCGCGGCTCGGCGAGCCGTCATTCTGCCATTAGTTGGTCAGGCCGATCTCGCGCATCTTGACGTAGACGATCTCATCGGGTTCGCCGGTCTGAGGCAGCCCGAACAGCGACTGGAATTCCTTGATCGCCGCCTTGGTACGGGCGCCTACGACCCCATCCAGTTGCATGTCGTCATTGCCGAACGCCTTCAGTCCGGCCTGGATCTTGACGATGCGAGGATCAGGCCCCTGCAACGCTGCATTCGTCTCCACGTCATTCTGTCCGGAATCTGCCTGCCCAGAACTTGTCTGCCCAGAACCTGTCTGCCCAGAACCTGTCTGCAAAGACACCGGAACGGCGGCCGGCGTGTCCGGACGCGGCTGCGGTTTCGGCACGGCGGCGGTCTTCGGCGTCGCGCCCAGTTGATCCAGCAGCATCGCGTCGATCTCGCCGGAGGCATTGAGCCCGACCTTCTGCTGGTAGGCTTCTATGGCCTTGCGCGTATTGGGGCCGGAAATGCCGTCGACCGTGCCGGAATAGAAGTCGAGGTCCTTCAATATGCCCTGCACCTGCTCGACCACCGGATCGCCCTTGATCGGGGCGGGCGCCGCGTTCGGCCGCACGATGTTGATCGTGGTCTCGGGCTCGTCGGTGGCCGTATGTGGAAATCCCTGGAAGCTGCGGGTGGCGAAAAACGCCCCGGCATGCGGGAAAGGCTGATACCACAGCGCATTCGCCGAGACATAGAACAGCGTCACCAGGAATGCCGTCGATCCGCCCACCAGGACAGGATTGCGCGAAATCATGCCGCCGACAGCAATGGCGCCGTCCTGAAAGGCATTGCTGCGGCGTTTGACCGCCTTAGGCTGTCTTGCGGAGCGAGCCATCCCTGTCCCCTTTCGCCCTCATCACCGGCATCGTCAGCACTCCGGTCTGATTGACTGGGCGCCCCTTCGGCCCGTTGACCGGCAGGCTGATGGTCACCGTGGTGCCCTCGCCCGGCATGCTTTCGATCGACATCGTGCCTTCGTGCAGCGCCACCAGGCCCTTCACCAGGGAAAGGCCAAGACCGGTGCCCTCGAAACGGCGGGTGTAGTCGTTCTGGATCTGCATGAAGGGCTTGCCGAGATTGGCGAAATCCTCCTCGGCGATGCCGATGCCGGTGTCCCTGACCCAGAAATGGAGACGCGAGCCGATCCGCTTGGCGCCGACGACGACATCGCCACCATCAGGCGTGAACTTGACCGCATTGGAAACGAGGTTGATGAGGATCTGCTGCACGGCCCGGCGATCGGCGTTGATGTCGCCGGCGTCCGGCGCGATCTGCGTCTGCAGGTCGATGTTCTTGGCTTGCGCCTGCAGCCGCATCATCGACTGGCACATTTCCACGGCTTCCATGAACCGGAACGGCTCCGGTTCCGTTGCGTAGGCGCCCGATTCGATCCTCGATACGTCGAGTATGGATGTCACGACGGCCAGCAGATGTTGGCCGGAATCGCGCACCAGGCCGACATATTCCTTCTGGCGCGGGTCCTTGAAGGCGCCGAACATCTCGTGCAGCAGCATGTCCGAGAAGCCGATGATGGCATTCAACGGCGTGCGCAGTTCATGGCTCACCACCGCCAGGAACCGGCCCTTGGCCACTTCGGCGGCGGCCGCCGCCTCATTGGCCTGCGCCAGTTCTTCGCGCAGCCGGGCGGTCTCGTCATTCTCGCGCAGGACAAGCGTGAAGACATCGCCCTGCTCCTCACCGCGCACCAGTTCGAGCGCGAACGGCCGATAATTGTCAGCCATCAGGCGATTGTCACCTTGGCCATTCCCGTTCTGCGGCAGCCTGATGCGCAGTTCGAGGCGGCGCGACAGGGCGCCATCGCGCATGTCGGCCAAGGCGCTGAGATAGGCGACACGGTCGGACAGATGGACGCGATCGAAGAAACCGGTCCCCGAAAGCAGCTCCGGCGGCAATTTCAAAAGCGTGCGTGCCCTGGCCGAGGCGTCCAGGACTTCGCCATGGCGAGCGACACGCAGGACCACCGCATCGATGATGTCTTCCAGCCGATCCCCGGTATCGACTCTATCGGCCGCACCGGCGGTATCGCGAAACGCCGCTACGCGCGGCACGACCGTGAGTGCCCAGGCCAGCGGCACCAGCCAATGCCAGGCGGCGATCTGCGCGCCCGCGAATGGAAGGAAGGCCGCGGACAGCGGCTGAAGGGCAATGGCGACGACGGCCGAGGCAGCCCCCCAAAGTGCAGCACGCCGCGAGGCGCCGATCCACCAGGCTTCAAACGGCAGCGCCACGACAAGCATGGCGACAGGAGAACTCAAGCCGCCGGCGGCACTGATAAGGCCACCAAGCGCAACAGCCGCCATCGCCAGTGCGATCCGTGCCGCCACGGCCATCTTGCCTGTCGCCGCCGCCAGCAGGGCGATGAACCAGCACAGACCGAAGGCCGCGAAGATGGCGGCCATGGTCACCGCGGCGCCCATGCCTGACGTCACGAGCGTGACCGCGGCACCGGCGGCAAAGAATGGCGCCGCCAGCATGACGCCGATGAAGCGGCGCTGGCGCTCGCGGTCGCCCTGAC harbors:
- a CDS encoding DUF1214 domain-containing protein, with translation MLKNAFLMLLSLAIAIGGGGASVWYALKIQDGVGAIRIGQWTAFPDIGTPAADPYSKARVAREGVLALGRAEGLSFVAENDAAGDQLKRQCTYTIEGGFPTARFWTLYAADQSLGVVETGKPRLAALQSYEVVRQPDNSVIISAGHHPMPGNWLLTDGSGRMYFVLTFYDTPIASSTGLSDVSLPRIVKVGCDA
- a CDS encoding DUF1254 domain-containing protein; translated protein: MRSVYAAMRRLFYAVLLGLVGAGIVHIVVLLLVPEFSERDAWSRLSMASDLYRMNRLDAEAGGAPVVKSVDPLFYATACRFDLDEGIVRIRAPGNVPFWSVSVYDRSGHNIYSFNDHTATGGKLDAVVLTPAQMIDVRKDLPEDMQGAIFVEAPINEGIFVIRSFVPDDSWKPIVSRFLDQSSCELQDF
- a CDS encoding DUF1491 family protein, which produces MRVTSDLWVSALLRRIFSAGGFAAVIKRGATEAGAVFVLARDRMGEMALYGPAPQTSYDSARPDDRFFTLLAAGDDAAVLDARLEREKKFDPDIWVVEIEAGAISVEELISVKMP
- a CDS encoding peptidoglycan-binding domain-containing protein, whose protein sequence is MARSARQPKAVKRRSNAFQDGAIAVGGMISRNPVLVGGSTAFLVTLFYVSANALWYQPFPHAGAFFATRSFQGFPHTATDEPETTINIVRPNAAPAPIKGDPVVEQVQGILKDLDFYSGTVDGISGPNTRKAIEAYQQKVGLNASGEIDAMLLDQLGATPKTAAVPKPQPRPDTPAAVPVSLQTGSGQTGSGQTSSGQADSGQNDVETNAALQGPDPRIVKIQAGLKAFGNDDMQLDGVVGARTKAAIKEFQSLFGLPQTGEPDEIVYVKMREIGLTN
- a CDS encoding sensor histidine kinase — its product is MVHPSILGQGDRERQRRFIGVMLAAPFFAAGAAVTLVTSGMGAAVTMAAIFAAFGLCWFIALLAAATGKMAVAARIALAMAAVALGGLISAAGGLSSPVAMLVVALPFEAWWIGASRRAALWGAASAVVAIALQPLSAAFLPFAGAQIAAWHWLVPLAWALTVVPRVAAFRDTAGAADRVDTGDRLEDIIDAVVLRVARHGEVLDASARARTLLKLPPELLSGTGFFDRVHLSDRVAYLSALADMRDGALSRRLELRIRLPQNGNGQGDNRLMADNYRPFALELVRGEEQGDVFTLVLRENDETARLREELAQANEAAAAAEVAKGRFLAVVSHELRTPLNAIIGFSDMLLHEMFGAFKDPRQKEYVGLVRDSGQHLLAVVTSILDVSRIESGAYATEPEPFRFMEAVEMCQSMMRLQAQAKNIDLQTQIAPDAGDINADRRAVQQILINLVSNAVKFTPDGGDVVVGAKRIGSRLHFWVRDTGIGIAEEDFANLGKPFMQIQNDYTRRFEGTGLGLSLVKGLVALHEGTMSIESMPGEGTTVTISLPVNGPKGRPVNQTGVLTMPVMRAKGDRDGSLRKTA